A DNA window from Candidatus Poribacteria bacterium contains the following coding sequences:
- a CDS encoding redoxin domain-containing protein, whose product MLGFTFRGISNVIAVILISFLPIVWAAEKEVGLKIGQKAPDFSLKDVYDKEYRLSKMKATLIILIFGNRKTRKEADKWAMSVKREFGDQLKERGKLIALQVGDVSSKPFFITRSFVKRWLRRNKTILPMPLDWDGRIFKLYKIPKNRPMIYLIQNGRIVWKMASKMEKEKLEEFKTAVKRFMKPDT is encoded by the coding sequence TTGTTAGGTTTTACCTTCAGGGGAATCTCTAACGTCATCGCGGTCATTCTAATCTCCTTTCTCCCGATTGTCTGGGCTGCGGAGAAGGAAGTCGGGCTCAAAATCGGCCAGAAGGCGCCCGATTTCTCGCTCAAGGATGTCTATGACAAGGAGTATCGGCTCTCCAAGATGAAGGCCACTCTGATCATCCTGATATTCGGCAACAGAAAAACCCGTAAGGAGGCGGATAAATGGGCTATGTCAGTTAAAAGGGAGTTCGGGGATCAGCTCAAAGAGCGGGGGAAATTGATCGCCCTACAGGTGGGCGATGTCAGCAGTAAACCCTTCTTCATAACCCGATCCTTCGTTAAGAGATGGCTCAGGCGTAACAAGACGATCCTACCCATGCCGCTGGATTGGGATGGTAGGATCTTCAAGCTCTATAAGATCCCCAAGAATAGGCCGATGATCTACCTCATCCAGAATGGAAGGATCGTCTGGAAAATGGCATCCAAAATGGAGAAGGAGAAGCTCGAGGAGTTCAAAACGGCTGTTAAGCGGTTTATGAAGCCGGATACGTAA
- a CDS encoding Gfo/Idh/MocA family oxidoreductase yields the protein MADREIGFGVVGLGMGKHHAKAIVQAKGARLIAVCDVDENRLNSTAQEFNVKGYKDYDEMLNDPEVEVVNICTPSGMHADMAIKAVRAGKHVIVEKPVDISVEKIDKLIEEGHKAGVKMSGIFQSRFTPLNKRIKKAIDEGRLGKLTGIHGLVLWWRAPSYYQGPHGSWKGTWSVDGGGSLMNQGIHTVDLIQWFGGRVKSVYGSFGVFGHDIEAEDKTVAVLKFENGALGTLTTTTAAYPGLSTYMYIHGPKGSIVKEDDTLKIWKIQGEDMQKEEEYMLSLYGPKEKRGVTTSSDPMAVGSTGHVGQIEDMVQAILEDREPYITIESAKHAVQIVNAIYESGRTGKEIFI from the coding sequence ATGGCAGATAGGGAGATTGGATTCGGCGTGGTCGGCCTGGGCATGGGTAAACACCACGCCAAGGCGATCGTACAGGCTAAAGGGGCAAGGCTTATCGCCGTATGCGATGTTGACGAGAACAGGTTGAATTCAACAGCACAGGAGTTCAACGTCAAGGGATATAAGGACTACGATGAGATGCTGAATGATCCCGAGGTGGAAGTGGTCAACATCTGTACGCCCAGCGGCATGCATGCCGATATGGCCATAAAGGCCGTAAGGGCGGGAAAACACGTGATCGTGGAAAAGCCGGTCGATATCTCCGTTGAGAAGATCGACAAACTCATAGAGGAAGGGCATAAGGCTGGGGTGAAGATGTCCGGCATATTTCAGTCCAGGTTCACCCCGCTTAACAAACGGATCAAGAAGGCCATCGATGAAGGCAGACTGGGTAAGCTCACGGGGATACATGGACTGGTACTGTGGTGGAGAGCGCCCAGCTACTATCAGGGGCCTCACGGAAGCTGGAAGGGCACTTGGAGCGTGGACGGCGGCGGATCGCTCATGAATCAGGGCATTCATACCGTAGACCTCATCCAATGGTTCGGCGGTCGAGTCAAATCCGTCTACGGCTCCTTCGGTGTCTTCGGCCACGATATAGAGGCGGAGGATAAGACCGTGGCGGTGCTGAAGTTCGAAAACGGAGCGCTGGGGACCCTTACCACGACCACAGCCGCATATCCCGGCCTTTCGACCTACATGTACATCCACGGGCCTAAAGGGAGCATAGTCAAGGAGGACGACACGCTGAAGATATGGAAGATCCAGGGGGAGGATATGCAGAAGGAAGAGGAATACATGTTGAGCCTCTATGGCCCAAAGGAGAAGCGCGGCGTCACAACCTCCTCCGATCCCATGGCCGTCGGATCGACAGGGCACGTCGGACAGATCGAGGACATGGTCCAGGCTATACTGGAGGATCGGGAACCGTATATCACGATCGAGAGCGCCAAACATGCCGTCCAGATCGTCAACGCGATATATGAATCCGGCCGCACGGGCAAGGAGATCTTCATCTGA
- a CDS encoding bifunctional 3,4-dihydroxy-2-butanone-4-phosphate synthase/GTP cyclohydrolase II, translating to MKKGDEFKFNTIEEVIEDIRRGKMVIVVDDEDRENEGDLLMAAEKVTPESINFMAKYGRGLICLPATRERLEQLDIPPMTSRSNAHLNTAYMVSIDASEGITTGISAYDRAVTIRKFTDPNAVPSDFVRPGHVFPLQAVEGGVLRRAGHTEAAVDLARLAGLFPAGVICEIMKDDGTMARLPDLMRFAREHGLKIITIADLIEYRRRTEKLVRRIASANLPSIYGNFKLLVYQSLLDGKEHLALVKGDVSSDEPVLVRVHSECMTGDLFGSLRCDCGEQLRQALRMIEKEGRGVLVYMRQEGRGIGLANKIKAYELQEQGLDTVEANVKLGFPPDPRDYGIGAQILVDLGVKKIRLMTNNPRKRAGLSGYGLEIVERVPIEVKPNKFNRRYLETKRTKLGHLLFNLIPEEEKDGEGTRGEPGSDGS from the coding sequence ATGAAGAAGGGAGATGAATTCAAATTCAACACGATCGAAGAGGTGATAGAGGATATCCGTCGGGGTAAGATGGTGATAGTGGTCGACGATGAGGATCGGGAGAATGAGGGTGATCTCCTGATGGCGGCTGAGAAGGTGACGCCTGAGAGCATAAACTTCATGGCCAAATACGGCAGGGGCTTGATCTGTCTTCCGGCGACGCGGGAGAGGCTCGAGCAGCTCGATATCCCGCCGATGACCAGCAGAAGCAACGCCCATCTCAACACCGCCTACATGGTTTCCATAGATGCCAGTGAGGGCATAACCACGGGGATATCCGCCTATGATAGGGCCGTGACGATCAGGAAGTTCACCGATCCGAACGCGGTACCCAGCGATTTCGTTCGACCTGGTCACGTCTTCCCGCTTCAGGCGGTCGAGGGCGGGGTTCTCAGGAGGGCGGGGCATACCGAGGCGGCGGTCGATCTAGCCAGATTAGCGGGACTCTTCCCGGCAGGGGTTATATGCGAGATAATGAAGGATGATGGAACCATGGCGAGGCTGCCGGATCTGATGCGGTTCGCTCGAGAACATGGCCTTAAGATCATAACGATCGCCGATCTGATAGAGTATCGAAGGAGAACTGAAAAGCTCGTCAGGAGGATCGCATCGGCCAACCTGCCGTCGATCTACGGAAACTTCAAGCTTCTGGTCTATCAGAGCCTGCTGGACGGCAAGGAGCACCTCGCCCTCGTCAAGGGAGACGTATCAAGTGACGAGCCCGTTCTGGTCAGGGTGCACTCCGAATGCATGACGGGGGATCTGTTCGGATCGCTGCGGTGTGACTGCGGCGAACAACTGCGCCAGGCTCTCAGGATGATCGAGAAGGAGGGCAGAGGCGTGCTGGTCTATATGCGACAGGAAGGGAGGGGAATCGGGCTGGCCAATAAGATCAAAGCCTATGAGCTTCAGGAACAGGGATTGGATACGGTCGAGGCCAACGTGAAATTGGGATTCCCGCCCGATCCGCGCGACTACGGCATCGGAGCTCAGATACTGGTCGATCTCGGCGTTAAGAAGATCAGGCTTATGACCAACAACCCACGCAAGAGGGCGGGCCTCTCCGGATACGGCCTCGAGATCGTCGAACGGGTCCCGATAGAGGTTAAACCCAATAAGTTCAACAGGAGATATCTGGAGACAAAACGCACAAAGCTCGGTCATCTCCTGTTTAACCTCATACCTGAGGAGGAGAAAGATGGCGAAGGTACACGAGGGGAACCTGGTAGCGACGGGTCTTAA
- a CDS encoding 6,7-dimethyl-8-ribityllumazine synthase: protein MAKVHEGNLVATGLKFGIVASRFNVFITSRLLDGALDALRRHGANEEDIEIFWVPGSFEIPPMARKLALSGRYDAVICLGAIIRGATPHFEYVSSEAAKGIAQVAMQTEVPTIYGIITADTIEQAIERAGTKMGNRGADAAVAAIEMANLYKEMG from the coding sequence ATGGCGAAGGTACACGAGGGGAACCTGGTAGCGACGGGTCTTAAATTCGGCATCGTCGCCAGCCGGTTCAACGTCTTCATAACCTCACGACTGCTTGACGGAGCCCTGGACGCCTTACGTCGACACGGGGCGAATGAGGAGGATATAGAGATCTTCTGGGTGCCCGGATCGTTCGAGATTCCCCCCATGGCTAGAAAGCTGGCTCTATCGGGGAGATACGATGCCGTGATATGCCTTGGGGCGATAATTCGGGGCGCCACTCCGCATTTCGAATACGTTAGCAGTGAAGCGGCTAAGGGAATCGCCCAGGTCGCCATGCAGACCGAAGTGCCGACGATCTACGGCATCATCACCGCCGATACGATCGAACAAGCCATAGAGCGTGCCGGTACTAAGATGGGCAATAGAGGTGCCGATGCCGCTGTCGCAGCGATCGAGATGGCCAATCTCTATAAGGAGATGGGCTGA
- a CDS encoding carbon-phosphorus lyase, with translation MKVKFLGTAAAEGWPGVFCECENCRRAREAGGKNIRTRSSLLLNDIYKVDLPPDTYLHVLKYGLNLAEIEHIFITHSHQDHFYFEELNMRRPPFAHMAEGRVTTIYGNDKVGDAIASMVENPGYRLRFRRCEPLRSFTAGDMKVTPMRADHAYDQVAMFYLFEYLPEGKTVLVGFDTGWYPPDTWEALSQFRLDMAIFDCTNGAREGRRGHMGISAVVELKVELEKMGVLRADSLCFATHFSHNGGLLHHQLEEALGPYGIQPAYDGLEVEL, from the coding sequence ATGAAGGTGAAATTCCTGGGCACGGCCGCCGCTGAGGGCTGGCCCGGGGTTTTCTGTGAGTGCGAGAACTGCCGCAGGGCGAGGGAGGCAGGCGGCAAAAACATCAGAACGAGATCCTCACTTCTGCTTAACGATATCTATAAGGTCGACCTGCCGCCCGATACATATCTGCATGTGCTGAAATATGGCCTTAACCTGGCCGAGATCGAACATATATTCATAACCCATTCACACCAGGACCACTTTTACTTTGAAGAGCTGAACATGAGACGTCCTCCTTTCGCACATATGGCCGAGGGCAGGGTTACGACCATATACGGCAACGATAAGGTGGGCGACGCTATCGCCTCTATGGTCGAAAATCCAGGATACAGGCTGAGGTTCAGAAGATGCGAGCCGCTCAGAAGCTTTACGGCGGGAGATATGAAGGTTACGCCCATGAGAGCCGATCACGCCTACGATCAGGTGGCGATGTTCTACCTGTTCGAATATCTGCCCGAGGGTAAAACCGTGCTGGTCGGGTTTGATACAGGATGGTATCCGCCCGATACATGGGAGGCCCTGAGCCAGTTTAGATTGGACATGGCCATATTCGATTGCACCAACGGGGCACGTGAGGGCAGAAGGGGACATATGGGGATAAGCGCTGTCGTGGAGCTGAAGGTGGAACTTGAAAAGATGGGTGTGCTGAGGGCCGATTCCCTCTGTTTCGCCACCCATTTCTCGCATAACGGCGGGCTGCTCCACCACCAGCTCGAGGAGGCGCTCGGTCCATACGGGATCCAACCGGCATATGACGGGCTGGAGGTAGAGCTTTAA
- a CDS encoding phenylacetate--CoA ligase, giving the protein MIWSEYETLPREEIEQLQLERLQAVLNRVYRNVGFYRRLFDEAGISPEEITSLDDLGRIPFTDRETLRVNQPYGMFALPLREVVRLQTTSGTTGEPIVVGYSSNDVEHWTELMARSLYAAGVSKEDVVQIAFDYGLFTGALGFHYGAERIGATVIPCSRLSPEKQVEIMRNYKTTALACTPSFALQIAETVERSGVAPAELSLRVGIFGAEPWPESVREKIEDTLHITAIDCYGLSEVIGPGVSVECERKNGLHIFEDHFIAEVIDPSTGERLPDGQMGELVLTTITKEAFPLIRYRTGDLTSLDRSPCPCGRMTVRMSRVMERTDNMVVVRGVNIFPSQIERILAEIQGEKPRFEMVLLKSEGVPEGIEVHIEMSSGMFVDEVRKLMELEERMREVLEGELGIPVQVKLVEPRSIHA; this is encoded by the coding sequence ATGATATGGAGCGAATATGAAACCCTCCCCAGGGAGGAGATAGAACAGCTCCAACTTGAGAGGCTTCAAGCCGTTTTGAACAGAGTTTACAGGAACGTCGGGTTTTACAGGAGGCTTTTCGATGAGGCGGGGATCTCCCCCGAGGAGATAACATCGCTTGATGATCTGGGACGGATACCTTTCACGGATAGGGAGACCCTCCGCGTCAATCAGCCCTATGGGATGTTCGCCCTGCCGCTGAGGGAGGTGGTGAGGCTTCAAACTACATCGGGCACCACAGGTGAGCCGATAGTGGTTGGATATTCGAGCAACGATGTTGAACATTGGACGGAGCTCATGGCGAGATCGCTTTACGCCGCCGGCGTCTCGAAGGAAGATGTGGTTCAAATAGCATTCGACTATGGGCTTTTTACAGGCGCTTTGGGATTTCACTATGGTGCTGAGAGGATAGGGGCGACCGTCATCCCATGTTCCCGACTCTCGCCCGAAAAGCAGGTGGAGATCATGCGAAACTACAAGACCACCGCCCTTGCCTGCACGCCCTCTTTCGCTCTGCAGATAGCCGAGACTGTGGAGAGATCCGGCGTCGCTCCGGCGGAGCTCTCTCTGAGGGTGGGCATCTTCGGAGCCGAGCCATGGCCCGAATCGGTACGGGAGAAGATCGAGGACACACTTCATATAACGGCGATAGATTGCTATGGCCTGAGCGAGGTGATAGGGCCGGGGGTGTCCGTGGAATGCGAGCGGAAAAACGGCCTTCATATCTTCGAGGATCACTTCATAGCCGAGGTGATCGATCCATCCACGGGGGAGAGACTGCCTGACGGGCAGATGGGAGAACTGGTGCTGACCACCATAACGAAGGAGGCGTTCCCGCTTATAAGATATCGCACCGGAGACCTCACGTCCCTGGATCGATCTCCATGTCCTTGTGGCAGGATGACGGTGAGGATGAGCAGAGTTATGGAGAGAACTGATAATATGGTCGTCGTAAGAGGCGTTAATATCTTCCCTTCACAGATCGAAAGAATCCTGGCTGAAATCCAGGGCGAAAAACCGCGGTTTGAGATGGTGCTCCTCAAAAGCGAGGGAGTCCCGGAGGGGATCGAGGTACATATCGAGATGTCATCGGGGATGTTTGTGGATGAGGTCAGAAAGCTGATGGAGTTGGAGGAGAGAATGAGGGAGGTTCTCGAGGGGGAGCTCGGCATCCCGGTGCAGGTGAAGCTGGTCGAGCCCAGATCAATCCATGCTTGA
- the nusB gene encoding transcription antitermination factor NusB: MPLSQRSRWPISIRRWAEKVTRRRLARKYALNMLYQSELRPDEPIEEIISQFRKRVDVDPEIKRFAELLVRGTMEHLQEIDGVIEKHCEHWEIHRMATLDRCILRFAAFEILFLDDIPPAVTINEAIEIAKEFSTEDSSKFINALLDRIKDDVVKGEEP; encoded by the coding sequence ATGCCGCTGTCGCAGCGATCGAGATGGCCAATCTCTATAAGGAGATGGGCTGAAAAGGTGACCAGAAGACGACTCGCTAGAAAATATGCCCTTAACATGCTTTATCAGTCTGAGCTCAGACCTGACGAGCCTATAGAGGAGATCATCTCCCAGTTCCGGAAGAGGGTGGATGTCGATCCGGAGATCAAGCGGTTCGCCGAGCTACTGGTCAGGGGAACGATGGAGCATCTTCAAGAGATAGATGGGGTTATAGAGAAACACTGCGAGCACTGGGAGATACATCGCATGGCCACGCTGGACAGATGCATACTCCGGTTCGCCGCCTTCGAGATCCTCTTCCTTGATGATATTCCCCCTGCAGTGACCATAAATGAGGCGATCGAAATTGCAAAGGAGTTCTCCACGGAGGATTCCTCCAAGTTCATAAATGCCCTGCTCGACAGGATCAAAGATGATGTGGTGAAAGGAGAGGAGCCGTGA
- the trxB gene encoding thioredoxin-disulfide reductase has protein sequence MIEADWDVAILGSGPAGLTAAIYCGRAELKTVVITGREIGGQIALTENLENFPGFPEGVPGAEFVQLLQKQAEKFKAQFEFDEITEVDLSSHPFRLKTYGGEFTSKSVIIATGASPRKLGVPGEAEYTGRGVSYCAVCDGFFYRDKKVAVVGGGDSAVEEGIYLTKFADEVIIIHRRDRLRASQLLQDMAFANEKIRFVWDSVVEEIVGDENGVKGVKIRNVKTDERSSLDVEGVFIYIGHEPNTKMFEGQLDMDERGFILTDDRQRTNVEGVFAAGDVQDPLHRQAVVAAGTGAVAAIEAEKFIAALEGRSYPGGP, from the coding sequence ATGATCGAGGCCGATTGGGATGTTGCCATCCTGGGCTCAGGACCGGCTGGATTGACGGCGGCCATATATTGCGGCAGGGCCGAGCTTAAAACCGTGGTCATAACCGGAAGGGAGATAGGCGGGCAGATCGCCCTCACTGAAAACTTGGAGAATTTCCCCGGCTTCCCCGAGGGAGTGCCGGGGGCGGAGTTCGTCCAGCTCCTGCAAAAGCAGGCTGAGAAGTTTAAAGCTCAGTTCGAGTTTGATGAGATCACGGAGGTGGATCTATCGTCCCATCCCTTCAGACTGAAAACCTATGGGGGAGAGTTTACCTCCAAATCGGTCATAATTGCCACCGGGGCTTCGCCCAGAAAACTGGGGGTGCCCGGCGAGGCGGAGTATACCGGAAGGGGAGTTTCATACTGCGCCGTATGCGACGGATTCTTCTACAGGGATAAAAAGGTGGCCGTCGTCGGGGGAGGCGATAGCGCCGTCGAGGAGGGGATCTACCTCACGAAATTCGCCGACGAGGTGATCATCATCCACAGGCGGGATCGGCTCCGCGCCAGCCAGCTCCTGCAGGATATGGCCTTCGCCAATGAGAAGATCAGATTCGTGTGGGACTCCGTCGTCGAGGAGATAGTAGGGGATGAGAACGGGGTCAAAGGCGTGAAGATCAGGAACGTCAAGACCGATGAGCGGTCTTCACTCGATGTGGAAGGTGTGTTCATCTACATCGGACATGAACCTAACACGAAGATGTTTGAGGGTCAACTCGATATGGACGAACGCGGTTTCATACTGACTGACGACCGCCAGCGCACGAATGTAGAAGGGGTGTTCGCGGCCGGGGATGTCCAAGACCCGCTGCACAGACAGGCGGTCGTAGCCGCCGGAACGGGAGCGGTGGCGGCGATAGAGGCCGAGAAGTTCATCGCTGCCCTCGAAGGGAGGTCCTATCCGGGAGGACCATAG
- a CDS encoding Fe-S-containing hydro-lyase encodes MRYHDLSTPLSDKDIAKLRSGDRVRLSGVIYTARDAAHKRMVETIRAGRSLPFDPRGGVIYYVGPAPAKPGSIIGPAGPTTSSRMDPYTIPLLELGLKGMIGKGERSEEIKRAMRRFKAVYMTAVGGAAALISKHIISCQIIAYHDLGTEAIRKLVVRDMPLFVVNDIYGGDLYEEGKKRWRR; translated from the coding sequence ATGCGATATCACGATCTATCGACGCCTCTCAGCGATAAGGATATCGCCAAGCTGCGATCAGGGGATAGGGTCAGATTGAGCGGGGTGATCTACACCGCCCGCGACGCAGCTCACAAACGGATGGTGGAAACCATCCGAGCCGGTAGATCCCTCCCTTTTGATCCGCGCGGAGGCGTAATATATTACGTCGGCCCGGCACCCGCTAAGCCCGGATCGATCATCGGCCCTGCCGGGCCGACCACTAGCTCACGCATGGACCCATATACGATCCCACTGCTGGAGCTCGGGCTTAAGGGGATGATCGGAAAAGGCGAGAGGAGCGAGGAGATTAAAAGAGCGATGCGACGTTTCAAAGCGGTGTACATGACGGCTGTGGGAGGGGCTGCTGCCCTGATATCGAAACACATAATCTCCTGCCAGATCATAGCATACCACGATCTCGGAACCGAGGCCATTAGAAAGCTAGTTGTACGGGATATGCCCCTTTTCGTCGTCAACGACATATACGGAGGCGATCTTTATGAAGAGGGAAAAAAGAGATGGCGAAGGTGA
- a CDS encoding riboflavin synthase, whose translation MFTGLVEEMGKIERISTQGEGKRMRISAEKVLEETKVGDSIAVNGACLTVTQIDEDGFAVDLSPETLRRSNLGDLSPGDMVNLERPMRLSDRLGGHLVLGHVDEVGVIRSIAREGESVVMAVQVSPGGMRYIVEKGSVCIDGVSLTIAAIRDNTSFEVALIPHTLKVTTLGLKGPGGRVNVEYDIIGKYVEKLLTLKEDQDKRGVTIEFLREHGFI comes from the coding sequence ATGTTCACGGGCCTTGTCGAGGAGATGGGTAAAATCGAGAGGATATCGACACAGGGTGAGGGGAAGAGGATGAGGATATCCGCCGAAAAGGTGTTGGAGGAAACGAAAGTAGGCGACAGCATCGCCGTCAACGGCGCATGCCTGACGGTCACTCAGATCGATGAAGATGGATTTGCGGTGGATCTCTCTCCTGAAACCCTGCGCCGATCTAACCTCGGCGATCTATCCCCCGGAGACATGGTTAATCTGGAGCGGCCGATGAGGTTGAGCGACAGGTTGGGTGGGCATCTGGTTCTGGGACACGTCGATGAGGTCGGCGTTATCCGATCGATAGCGAGGGAGGGCGAATCGGTAGTAATGGCGGTTCAGGTCTCGCCCGGTGGGATGAGATATATCGTGGAAAAGGGTTCGGTGTGTATAGACGGCGTGAGCCTCACCATCGCTGCCATAAGGGATAACACCTCCTTCGAGGTGGCTTTGATACCACATACCTTAAAGGTGACGACCTTGGGGCTAAAAGGGCCGGGTGGCAGGGTCAATGTGGAATATGATATCATAGGAAAATACGTCGAGAAGCTGCTGACCCTGAAGGAGGATCAGGATAAAAGAGGGGTCACGATTGAATTCCTTAGGGAACACGGTTTTATCTGA
- a CDS encoding DUF4910 domain-containing protein codes for MIEELLRYIHRNVSGERAWGYMSEIYSRDRWSSFDGYRKSAEYCADMLWLFGMEESERITFPADGETKFGDWIMPLSWEPLAARLEIDVSTDERFTFTLKENPNRLVMWSAPTRPEGVEGRLILLERGTPDEIERRDIKGCILFTPSNPVSIKSIAARKGALGIISDWIRSKELPDAIQWINTWSDSPGGWVMHKGDSRIWGIMLSPKEGNRLRRLARRYELKAKAIVSSELYEGELAYATGRIVGREQPDEEILLTAHINEQGANDNASGAAALIEAARALGEMIRSGKLIPPARSIRFLMMPESYGMMAFTTRNIERLRRSPAAINVDGGAGDYDSDDSNLTIYLNPLCCRSPIDGAVVRIAQIFYERIAHRPDKLRFHRYTLAGDNFLCEPLIGVPNLWFEMGDGGDYWHNSEDTPDKVDPRSLKDLASLTAGVAYILASFDRRQIEKLYNEGLAVLPDDLSSSLTMKIPQGKPGSGPRRYLVGPLTLDGIPPDRWRVVRSSPRWWGPYLAAWWWADGNHPLSLIREMLKLEFDRVPDDLAEFFSFLQEMSFVVIDSHL; via the coding sequence ATGATTGAAGAGCTTTTGAGATATATCCACCGGAACGTTTCAGGAGAGCGGGCGTGGGGATATATGTCGGAGATATACTCACGCGACAGGTGGTCGAGCTTCGACGGATATCGGAAGAGCGCTGAATATTGCGCCGATATGCTCTGGCTCTTCGGAATGGAGGAGAGTGAGAGGATCACATTTCCGGCCGATGGCGAGACTAAATTCGGCGATTGGATCATGCCGCTCTCATGGGAGCCGCTGGCCGCACGCTTGGAAATCGATGTCTCCACAGATGAACGCTTTACCTTCACACTTAAGGAGAACCCCAATCGGCTCGTCATGTGGAGCGCCCCCACAAGGCCGGAGGGCGTTGAGGGGAGGTTGATCCTGCTTGAGAGAGGCACTCCGGATGAAATCGAGAGGAGGGATATAAAGGGTTGTATTCTCTTCACGCCGTCGAATCCCGTCTCCATCAAGTCGATCGCTGCCCGTAAAGGTGCCCTCGGCATCATAAGCGATTGGATCAGATCAAAGGAACTCCCCGACGCAATACAGTGGATTAACACATGGAGCGATTCGCCCGGCGGATGGGTGATGCATAAGGGGGATAGCAGGATCTGGGGGATTATGCTATCGCCGAAGGAGGGGAATCGGCTTCGCCGGCTCGCACGCCGATATGAGCTTAAAGCCAAAGCGATCGTGTCGAGCGAGCTATATGAAGGTGAACTGGCATATGCTACCGGTAGAATCGTGGGGAGGGAGCAGCCTGATGAGGAGATACTCCTGACGGCCCATATAAACGAACAGGGGGCCAACGATAACGCTTCCGGGGCAGCCGCTCTCATCGAGGCCGCTCGAGCGTTGGGCGAGATGATCCGATCGGGAAAACTGATACCTCCCGCTAGATCCATACGATTCCTGATGATGCCCGAATCATATGGTATGATGGCTTTTACGACGAGAAATATCGAAAGGCTTCGCCGATCCCCGGCGGCTATAAATGTCGATGGTGGGGCAGGGGATTACGATTCGGACGATTCAAATCTGACAATATACCTCAATCCCCTCTGCTGTCGTTCTCCGATCGACGGCGCCGTAGTCCGGATCGCTCAGATCTTCTATGAGAGGATCGCCCACAGGCCGGATAAACTGAGGTTTCACAGGTATACCCTCGCTGGGGATAACTTCCTCTGTGAACCCCTTATCGGAGTTCCCAACCTGTGGTTCGAGATGGGTGATGGAGGGGATTACTGGCATAACAGCGAGGATACCCCCGATAAAGTTGATCCCCGATCGCTTAAGGATCTGGCCTCTTTGACTGCAGGAGTTGCCTATATCCTCGCATCATTCGATCGACGCCAGATCGAGAAGCTTTATAACGAAGGTCTCGCGGTTTTGCCCGACGATCTCAGTTCCTCCCTCACGATGAAAATCCCTCAGGGCAAACCCGGATCGGGACCGAGGCGATATCTCGTCGGTCCCCTGACGTTGGATGGAATCCCACCGGATAGATGGAGGGTTGTGAGGAGCAGTCCACGATGGTGGGGACCATATCTGGCGGCCTGGTGGTGGGCCGACGGAAATCATCCGTTGAGTCTGATAAGGGAGATGCTGAAGCTGGAATTCGACCGCGTTCCCGATGATCTCGCCGAGTTCTTCAGTTTCCTCCAAGAGATGTCATTTGTTGTCATTGATAGCCATTTGTAG
- a CDS encoding PilZ domain-containing protein, translating to MEIIDEKRRFIRVKTSIPIYYRAVSEAELESMRELIRLHPSSERARMSPRALSSSTSFRSRELDLAILQILQEINRKLDAIMDHLGIELRSSRTFNRGRTIDLSGSGVRFTGGVRAEKDELLELTLEIPSLGDISLLARVISVRRETSLSEKMEIACDFVEINERDREIIVEYCNSLRRGKPSLLPRTPLPRKI from the coding sequence ATGGAGATTATAGACGAGAAACGAAGGTTCATAAGAGTCAAGACCTCCATCCCAATCTACTACCGCGCTGTATCCGAGGCCGAGCTTGAAAGTATGCGCGAGCTCATCCGGCTTCACCCCTCTTCGGAGAGGGCACGGATGAGCCCCCGCGCCCTATCCTCTTCCACCTCCTTCCGCTCGCGCGAGCTCGACCTTGCCATACTCCAGATACTTCAGGAAATCAACCGTAAGCTCGACGCTATCATGGATCACCTTGGAATTGAACTGAGAAGCTCACGGACCTTCAACAGAGGCAGGACGATTGACCTCAGCGGCTCGGGAGTCAGGTTTACCGGAGGGGTGAGGGCGGAGAAGGATGAGCTCCTTGAGCTGACCCTGGAAATACCGTCCTTAGGCGATATATCGCTCCTGGCCAGGGTGATCTCGGTGAGGAGGGAAACCTCACTCTCAGAGAAAATGGAGATAGCCTGCGATTTCGTGGAGATAAACGAGAGGGACAGGGAGATCATCGTCGAATATTGTAATTCGCTTCGCAGGGGAAAACCCTCTTTGCTTCCCAGGACACCTCTACCCAGGAAGATATAA